One region of Lytechinus pictus isolate F3 Inbred chromosome 8, Lp3.0, whole genome shotgun sequence genomic DNA includes:
- the LOC129266282 gene encoding histidine triad nucleotide-binding protein 1-like yields MAAEEEVPRPRQIKYQVGIPKSIIETYYQEEDQDEDQDQVDPRVVAFDDEQITIMHARRGAVAPVHLKVFPKKYILRLSDVKAADIMLLGKMMYTAHKVAQEQGLTDGYRLVINHGRFGCESQRYLKFHVIGGKQLQWPPTKR; encoded by the exons ATGGCTGCCGAAGAAGAAGTACCAAGGCCAAGACAGATCAAGTACCAAGTAGGCATACCAAAATCAATTATCGAGACGTATTATCAAGAAGAAGATCAAGATGAAGATCAAGATCAAGTAGACCCTCGGGTTGTAGCATTTGATGATGAGCAG ATTACGATCATGCACGCTCGCAGAGGTGCTGTAGCTCCTGTTCATTTAAAAGTGTTTCCCAAGAAATATATTCTACGACTGTCAGATGTAAAGGCAGCTGATATAATG CTTCTTGGTAAGATGATGTACACTGCTCATAAGGTTGCACAGGAACAGGGACTGACAGATGGTTATCGTTTAGTGATTAATCATGGAAGGTTTGGCTGCGAGTCTCAGAGATATTTGAAATTCCATGTCATAGGTGGCAAACAATTGCAATGGCCtccaacaaaaagatga
- the LOC129267119 gene encoding THAP domain-containing protein 10-like translates to MPNRCIVAGCSNTPKDDVSLHRFPKDENLRKLWISKVKLTRADWRGPSDWSTICSDHFSAEDFEDTGLYSSFGMKVRSKLIDSAVPTIRLGVKPSKKQDVPTRSAVEKRERKRILEEALSETTALDSPVSGFESFDEPGCSHWSTASENEESLTTELTVPSVECETDLLDEPACSYWITKEI, encoded by the exons atgccaaATCGGTGTATAGTTGCTGGTTGCAGCAACACCCCCAAGGATGATGTGAGCCTACATCGATTTCCAAAGGATGAAAATCTACGGAAATTGTGGATTTCCAAGGTAAAACTCACGCGGGCCGACTGGCGTGGCCCTAGTGATTGGAGCACCATCTGCAGTGACCACTTTTCCGCAGAAGATTTTGAGGATACTGGTCTCTATTCTTCATTTGGAATGAAAGTCAGGAGCAAGCTCATAGACTCGGCAGTTCCAACGATCAGGCTTGGAGTAAAGCCTTCAAAGAAACAAGATGTGCCAACAAGGTCTGCTGTCGAGAAGAGGGAAAGGAAACGG ATTTTGGAAGAAGCCCTTTCAGAGACCACAGCCCTAGATTCACCAGTCTCTGGATTCGAATCTTTTGATGAACCAGGATGCAGCCACTGGTCTACAGCTTCAGAGAATGAGGAAAGCTTGACAACTGAGCTGACTGTACCAAGTGTTGAGTGTGAGACGGATTTACTTGATGAACCAGCTTGCAGCTACTGGATTACAAAGGAg ATCTAG